The Exiguobacterium mexicanum genome includes a window with the following:
- a CDS encoding IS3 family transposase (programmed frameshift) — MSKKIFTSKEIDALAANPYVKSVSPKGITYTDEFKELFIAQTLEGKFPVEIFRGCGFDVEVLGERRMSSCKNRWTRAYRKDGVMGLRDTRSSNSGRWRDKELSTEERYAKLEAENKLLKAEVELLKEIRLAEGKRKAGLNASQKYELIQGVIIKHKMKGMVSHLCQVAGVSRQGYHAYFSERRRQTRQERESKDVALRDLVLKAFHFKKRKKGARQIKMVLSGHFGVTMNLKCIRRIMRKYNIVCPIRKAKPYKRLIKATAEHRVVPNRLKREFKQGTPYKVLLTDITYIFYGNGKRAYLSTIVDGSTNEVLAHQLSENINLDIVLDTLKRLRKNRRIRLDKDAFIHSDQGGHYTSPTYQKEVKRMKLGQSMSRRGNCWDNAVQESFFGHFKDIVELKACTTFDSLQREIRKTINYYNHHRYQWNMKKMTPVQYRNHLLESA, encoded by the exons GTGTCGAAGAAGATATTTACGTCAAAAGAAATAGATGCGCTAGCCGCAAATCCTTACGTTAAATCTGTGAGCCCGAAAGGGATCACGTATACCGATGAGTTTAAGGAACTTTTTATAGCACAGACGTTGGAAGGAAAGTTCCCTGTGGAAATCTTCCGGGGATGTGGATTCGATGTGGAGGTACTCGGTGAACGGCGTATGAGTTCTTGTAAAAATCGTTGGACACGAGCTTACCGAAAAGATGGGGTAATGGGGCTGCGCGATACACGATCAAGTAATTCAGGACGTTGGAGAGATAAAGAGCTGTCGACAGAAGAACGGTACGCGAAGCTCGAGGCCGAAAACAAACTGTTGAAAGCAGAGGTCGAACTATTAAAGGAGATCCGCCTGGCGGAAGGGA AGAGGAAAGCTGGACTTAACGCATCGCAAAAGTATGAGCTGATTCAAGGTGTCATCATCAAGCACAAAATGAAGGGGATGGTCAGCCATCTCTGCCAGGTGGCCGGGGTGTCACGTCAGGGATACCACGCCTATTTCTCGGAACGGAGGAGACAGACCAGACAGGAGCGCGAATCGAAAGACGTGGCTCTTCGTGACCTCGTTCTGAAGGCGTTCCACTTCAAGAAGCGCAAGAAGGGTGCTAGGCAGATCAAGATGGTGCTGTCTGGTCATTTCGGTGTGACGATGAACCTGAAGTGTATCCGACGTATCATGCGGAAATACAACATCGTGTGTCCAATCCGCAAGGCGAAGCCATACAAACGGCTCATTAAGGCGACGGCCGAGCACCGGGTGGTGCCGAATCGCCTCAAACGCGAATTCAAACAGGGCACTCCCTACAAGGTGCTTCTCACCGATATCACCTACATATTTTACGGGAACGGTAAGCGAGCCTATCTTTCGACCATCGTGGACGGTTCGACCAATGAGGTACTGGCGCATCAACTCTCTGAGAACATCAATCTCGACATTGTATTGGATACGTTGAAGCGTTTACGGAAGAACCGGAGGATTCGCTTGGACAAGGACGCATTCATCCATTCAGATCAAGGAGGGCACTACACGAGCCCGACCTATCAGAAAGAGGTGAAGCGTATGAAGCTAGGTCAATCCATGTCCCGACGGGGCAACTGTTGGGATAACGCTGTCCAGGAATCATTCTTTGGACATTTCAAGGATATCGTCGAGTTAAAGGCCTGTACCACGTTCGATTCACTACAGCGTGAAATCCGAAAAACCATTAACTATTACAACCATCATCGTTATCAATGGAACATGAAAAAGATGACTCCCGTACAGTACAGGAATCATCTCCTTGAATCAGCATAA
- a CDS encoding cytochrome c biogenesis CcdA family protein translates to MAEISLYLAFGAGLLSFISPCSLPLYPAFLSYLTGVSVNELKTGKGMMRSTALIHTVLFLIGFSIIFLALGLSTSLIGNFFLEYQVLLRQLGAILMVFFGLVLTGILKFDFLLSDKKLQFQKRPSGYAGSVLIGIGFAAGWTPCTGPILAGVIALGVADPDSGLLYMLFYVLGFSIPFLLMSFFIEKMTFLKKKSALFMSIGGALMILMGVLLYFDMLTEIIAFLSQFTGGFTGF, encoded by the coding sequence GTGGCGGAAATTAGTTTGTATCTTGCGTTTGGCGCAGGGCTTTTATCATTTATCTCTCCATGCTCCCTTCCTTTGTATCCGGCTTTTTTATCCTACCTTACTGGAGTTTCAGTCAATGAGTTAAAGACGGGCAAGGGAATGATGAGGAGCACGGCTTTGATTCATACGGTTCTATTTTTGATAGGTTTCTCCATCATTTTTTTAGCGTTGGGCTTGTCGACTTCGCTTATCGGAAACTTCTTCTTGGAATATCAAGTTCTTCTACGTCAATTGGGCGCTATTTTGATGGTGTTTTTTGGCTTGGTCCTAACCGGTATTCTGAAATTCGACTTCCTGCTGTCGGATAAGAAATTACAGTTCCAGAAAAGGCCCTCCGGATACGCGGGTTCTGTTCTGATCGGCATTGGCTTTGCAGCTGGATGGACCCCGTGTACCGGTCCCATACTTGCAGGAGTTATTGCACTCGGAGTAGCGGATCCGGACAGTGGCTTACTCTATATGCTGTTTTACGTTCTGGGATTTTCCATTCCTTTTCTCTTGATGTCGTTTTTTATTGAGAAAATGACTTTCTTGAAGAAGAAGAGCGCTCTTTTCATGTCAATAGGAGGAGCATTAATGATTCTGATGGGCGTTTTACTTTACTTTGACATGCTGACAGAAATCATCGCTTTTTTATCGCAATTTACGGGTGGATTTACAGGGTTTTAA
- a CDS encoding DUF2332 family protein, with the protein MYDLRASMYRRRSALTAHDLSQKFLRFSDSIPEESTLCIFYTHVANQMTIDMKMHLLNVVEQIGQTREVFHLYNHIQDKDLHLDEYVNGVRREQTIAETDGHGRWFKWLLKHEALLP; encoded by the coding sequence ATGTATGATTTAAGAGCAAGTATGTATCGGAGGAGAAGCGCATTGACTGCACATGATCTATCTCAAAAATTTTTGAGGTTTTCCGACAGCATTCCAGAAGAGAGCACCCTCTGCATCTTCTACACCCATGTGGCCAACCAGATGACGATCGATATGAAGATGCACTTGCTGAACGTGGTCGAACAGATTGGACAGACGAGAGAGGTGTTCCATCTTTATAACCATATCCAAGACAAAGACCTGCATCTAGATGAATATGTGAACGGTGTGAGACGAGAACAGACAATTGCTGAGACGGATGGGCACGGTAGATGGTTCAAATGGTTGCTGAAACATGAGGCGTTATTGCCATGA